A DNA window from Polynucleobacter sp. AP-Titi-500A-B4 contains the following coding sequences:
- the ptsP gene encoding phosphoenolpyruvate--protein phosphotransferase, whose translation MTFALHGIPVSKGIAIGKAVLISRAALEVSHYLVEPGKEEAEAQKLLDAFQQVRLELDQLRLGLPKDAPQEMAAFLDVHGMILADPALAEKPIKLIRAQRLNAAWALTTELNDLLEQFAEIEDPYLKERANDIRQVAERVIKALNAQKDALKGADFLPSSDVGVESIIVAHDIAPHDMLRFKEHAFTGFVTDLGGKTSHTAIVARSMEIPAVVGVRHASEMIRHGDWLILDGEQGVVVVAPDEQLLAEYRKLQTQGAKEARKLQQLKHAKTETLDRVDIELFANIELPEDAVQAIKLGALGVGLFRSEFLFMDRKQALPDEEQQYQEYRRVVDLMHGLPVNIRTIDVGADKALGAGGTDVSQTGTSPLGLRAIRWSLTEPEIFLTQLRAILRASAHGQARIMIPMLAHAKEIDETFRLIEKAKQQLLQRGQSFNPNIQVGAMIEIPAAALVLPLFINRFDFLSIGTNDLIQYTLAIDRADHAVAHLYDPLHPAILHLLANIIEQAKRANVPIAVCGEMAGDPALTKLLLAMGLTDFSMHFSQLLLVKREILKANVGMLKARFPRVLKAYEPEAQAKALERLLA comes from the coding sequence ATGACTTTTGCGTTGCACGGAATTCCAGTATCGAAAGGCATTGCCATTGGCAAGGCGGTACTGATTTCGCGCGCAGCACTAGAAGTCAGTCATTATTTAGTTGAGCCCGGTAAAGAAGAGGCGGAAGCCCAAAAATTATTAGACGCATTTCAGCAGGTTCGCTTAGAGCTTGATCAGTTGCGTTTGGGGTTGCCAAAAGATGCACCTCAAGAGATGGCGGCATTCTTAGACGTGCATGGCATGATCTTGGCTGATCCAGCTTTGGCGGAAAAACCCATCAAGCTGATTCGCGCTCAACGATTAAATGCTGCTTGGGCTTTGACTACTGAGTTAAATGATCTGCTGGAGCAATTTGCCGAGATTGAAGACCCTTATTTAAAAGAGCGTGCGAATGATATTCGTCAAGTAGCTGAGCGTGTGATTAAGGCGCTCAATGCACAAAAAGACGCGCTAAAAGGAGCTGACTTTTTACCCTCAAGTGATGTTGGTGTGGAATCCATCATTGTGGCTCACGATATTGCACCGCATGATATGTTGCGCTTCAAGGAGCATGCCTTCACCGGCTTTGTGACTGATCTTGGTGGCAAAACTTCGCATACCGCTATCGTAGCCCGTAGCATGGAAATTCCAGCAGTAGTGGGTGTGCGCCATGCCAGTGAAATGATTCGTCATGGCGATTGGTTGATTTTAGATGGTGAACAGGGCGTAGTCGTTGTTGCTCCAGATGAACAGCTGTTGGCTGAATATCGAAAGCTACAAACTCAAGGAGCAAAGGAAGCTCGTAAGCTTCAACAGCTAAAGCATGCCAAAACAGAAACACTTGACCGAGTAGATATTGAGCTTTTCGCTAATATTGAGTTGCCTGAAGATGCCGTGCAGGCAATAAAACTGGGTGCATTGGGTGTAGGCTTATTCCGTTCTGAGTTTTTGTTTATGGATCGTAAGCAAGCATTGCCAGATGAGGAGCAACAGTATCAAGAATATCGTCGCGTAGTCGATCTCATGCATGGTTTGCCAGTTAACATTAGAACGATTGACGTCGGTGCTGATAAAGCATTGGGTGCAGGCGGAACAGATGTATCTCAAACGGGCACGTCACCATTGGGTTTGCGGGCTATTCGTTGGTCATTAACTGAGCCAGAAATCTTCTTGACACAATTAAGGGCTATTTTGCGAGCATCTGCTCACGGGCAAGCGCGCATCATGATTCCAATGTTGGCGCACGCAAAAGAAATCGATGAAACATTCCGCCTGATCGAAAAAGCAAAGCAACAATTACTGCAGCGTGGACAATCGTTCAATCCGAATATTCAAGTTGGTGCGATGATTGAGATTCCAGCAGCTGCTCTGGTGTTGCCATTGTTTATCAATCGCTTTGATTTTCTATCGATTGGTACGAATGACTTAATTCAGTACACCTTGGCAATTGATCGTGCTGATCATGCAGTAGCCCATTTGTATGATCCATTGCACCCAGCCATTTTGCATTTGTTAGCAAATATTATTGAGCAAGCAAAACGCGCTAATGTGCCGATTGCAGTATGTGGCGAGATGGCTGGAGATCCTGCCCTCACTAAGCTTTTGCTGGCAATGGGATTGACAGACTTTTCAATGCATTTCAGCCAATTATTGTTAGTTAAACGTGAGATCCTGAAAGCCAATGTCGGTATGTTGAAGGCTCGATTCC
- a CDS encoding HPr family phosphocarrier protein, which produces MPVAEIEIINKLGLHARASAKLSQLAAQFPCEIFLSRNGRQINAKSIMGVMMLAAGIGSTITLETVGDKADEAMEALTALINDRFGEGE; this is translated from the coding sequence ATGCCAGTTGCTGAAATTGAGATTATTAATAAGTTGGGACTGCATGCCAGAGCGTCTGCTAAGTTGTCTCAATTGGCGGCCCAATTTCCCTGTGAAATATTTCTGTCACGAAATGGGCGTCAAATCAACGCTAAGAGCATCATGGGCGTCATGATGCTGGCAGCAGGTATTGGTAGCACGATTACCCTGGAGACGGTGGGTGATAAGGCAGATGAGGCTATGGAAGCCCTCACGGCATTAATTAATGACCGCTTTGGAGAGGGTGAGTAA
- a CDS encoding PTS sugar transporter subunit IIA: MAGIVIVSHTPIASAMLSFAEHTFGVVPERVRAVDIPPHEDTKVSFDRVLKAAYGVNTGNGVLILTDVMGATPANVASKLESLGPLSGLNAPVIVLAGLNLPMLMRCISHRGEGLEELAKKALAGGQNGILRLGAKVDQALKEQL; encoded by the coding sequence ATGGCTGGAATCGTAATTGTTTCTCACACGCCTATTGCAAGCGCAATGCTGAGTTTTGCAGAGCATACTTTTGGTGTAGTGCCGGAACGTGTCAGGGCGGTTGATATACCCCCACATGAAGATACTAAGGTGAGCTTTGATCGTGTACTCAAAGCTGCTTATGGCGTCAATACTGGCAACGGCGTACTCATCTTGACTGATGTGATGGGGGCAACTCCAGCGAACGTAGCATCAAAGCTCGAAAGCTTGGGCCCTTTGTCTGGGTTAAATGCTCCCGTGATTGTTTTGGCGGGATTGAATCTGCCTATGCTGATGCGCTGCATATCCCATCGCGGTGAAGGCCTGGAAGAGTTAGCGAAGAAAGCCCTGGCTGGTGGTCAGAATGGAATCTTGCGTCTAGGCGCAAAAGTAGATCAAGCATTAAAGGAGCAGTTGTAA
- the gshB gene encoding glutathione synthase gives MDLLFIADPLESFKIKKDSTLAMMRVAQEAGHRLWFCQSRNILWKDKLVVADCQSLLLKPSSTSWFEMGAVESKALNTFSAVQMRTDPPFDIEYLNTTWLLSAAKRQGARVFNDPAAVRDHSEKLSITEFPELIPPTLVTRELSAVEEFHRIHSDIVIKPLDGMGGMGVFRVGPDGLNLASIVETLGEDGSRTLMVQRFLPDIADGDKRVLLIGGEVVPFALARIPQGKEIRGNLAAGGKGVAMPLNADEKRIAEKLAPILNQRGLFLVGLDLIGGYLTEINVTSPTCFVEITDQSKFDVPQFWLKALERTLS, from the coding sequence ATGGATCTTTTATTTATTGCCGACCCTCTAGAATCTTTTAAGATCAAAAAAGATTCCACTTTAGCGATGATGCGGGTTGCTCAAGAAGCTGGGCATCGCTTGTGGTTCTGCCAGAGTCGCAATATTTTATGGAAAGATAAGCTGGTGGTTGCTGACTGCCAGTCTTTATTACTCAAACCAAGCTCTACATCTTGGTTTGAGATGGGCGCGGTTGAATCAAAAGCACTCAATACATTTTCTGCAGTGCAGATGAGAACGGATCCACCTTTTGATATTGAGTATCTCAATACAACATGGCTCTTATCTGCAGCAAAAAGACAGGGCGCGAGAGTATTTAATGACCCAGCTGCTGTTCGTGATCACTCTGAGAAACTGTCAATTACGGAATTTCCAGAGCTGATCCCGCCAACACTAGTGACTCGAGAGCTGAGTGCGGTAGAAGAGTTTCATCGAATTCATAGCGATATCGTGATCAAGCCCCTTGATGGTATGGGCGGTATGGGTGTATTTCGGGTCGGTCCTGACGGCTTAAATTTAGCCAGTATTGTGGAAACTCTTGGTGAGGATGGCTCTAGAACCCTGATGGTTCAACGCTTCTTGCCGGATATTGCTGATGGTGACAAGCGTGTTCTATTGATTGGTGGCGAGGTTGTACCATTTGCCTTGGCACGTATTCCTCAGGGTAAAGAAATTCGCGGTAATTTAGCTGCAGGCGGTAAAGGGGTGGCAATGCCTTTAAACGCTGACGAGAAAAGAATTGCTGAGAAACTAGCACCTATTCTGAATCAACGCGGTTTATTCTTAGTTGGCCTGGATTTAATCGGAGGTTATTTGACAGAGATTAATGTCACTAGCCCAACGTGTTTTGTTGAAATTACTGACCAAAGCAAATTCGATGTTCCACAGTTTTGGTTGAAAGCCCTTGAGAGGACATTGTCATAA
- the gshA gene encoding glutamate--cysteine ligase, with protein sequence MVPHLITALSGPLLELESKVLEATPTIERWFRLEWQEHTPPFYCSVDLRNSGFKLAPVDTNLFPGGFNNLSPQMLPLAVQAAMAAIEKICPEAKNLLLIPERHTRNTFYLQNIARLSSILRQAGLNVRLGTFSEEIKKPTWIELPDGNRLLMEPLSRLGLKKQRLGLKDFDPCSILLNNDLSAGIPPILENIHEQYLLPGLHAGWHVRRKSNHFAAYEEVAKKFAKVVDIDQWMINPYFTSCSNINFHERKGEDELQTAVEQVLKKTAKKYREYGIKEKPYVVVKADAGTYGMGVMVVNDPAQLKGLNRKDRNKMSIVKEGLEVSDVLIQEGVYTFEKVNEAVAEPVVYMIDRYVIGGFYRVHTDRGPDENLNAPGMHFVPLAFEQNSMPDLGAKPGSAAPNRFYLYGVVARLALLAASLELERTDPDMEAA encoded by the coding sequence ATGGTTCCACATCTCATCACTGCCCTAAGCGGCCCTTTGCTCGAATTAGAGTCAAAGGTACTAGAAGCTACCCCAACGATTGAGCGCTGGTTTAGGCTGGAATGGCAAGAACATACTCCGCCATTCTATTGTTCGGTAGATTTACGAAATTCTGGCTTTAAGTTAGCCCCGGTTGATACCAACCTATTTCCAGGTGGATTTAATAATCTTTCTCCCCAGATGTTGCCCTTGGCTGTTCAGGCGGCCATGGCTGCGATCGAGAAGATTTGCCCAGAAGCTAAAAATTTATTGCTGATTCCTGAGCGCCACACGCGCAATACCTTTTATTTGCAGAATATTGCACGACTATCTTCTATCTTGCGTCAGGCTGGACTCAATGTTCGACTTGGCACCTTTTCTGAAGAGATTAAAAAGCCAACTTGGATTGAGTTGCCCGATGGCAATCGTTTGTTAATGGAGCCTTTATCGCGCCTTGGTTTGAAGAAACAGCGTTTGGGTTTAAAGGATTTCGATCCTTGCTCTATTTTGCTCAATAATGATTTGTCGGCTGGCATCCCACCAATCCTTGAAAATATTCACGAGCAATACCTATTGCCTGGCTTGCATGCTGGCTGGCATGTCCGTCGCAAGTCTAATCACTTTGCTGCGTATGAAGAAGTGGCAAAGAAGTTTGCAAAAGTAGTGGATATCGATCAATGGATGATTAATCCGTATTTCACAAGCTGCTCGAATATCAATTTTCATGAGCGTAAAGGCGAAGATGAACTGCAAACCGCAGTCGAGCAGGTTTTGAAAAAGACTGCCAAGAAGTACCGCGAATACGGTATCAAAGAAAAACCATATGTCGTTGTGAAAGCAGATGCCGGCACTTATGGAATGGGAGTCATGGTCGTTAACGATCCCGCCCAACTTAAGGGCTTAAACCGTAAAGACCGTAATAAGATGAGCATTGTCAAAGAAGGTCTTGAGGTAAGCGATGTCTTAATTCAGGAAGGCGTTTATACCTTTGAGAAAGTGAATGAAGCCGTGGCTGAGCCTGTGGTGTATATGATTGATCGCTATGTGATCGGCGGTTTTTATCGTGTTCACACAGATCGCGGGCCAGATGAAAACTTAAATGCTCCTGGCATGCACTTTGTGCCTCTCGCATTTGAGCAAAACTCCATGCCAGATCTCGGCGCTAAGCCAGGCAGTGCTGCCCCAAATCGCTTCTACCTATACGGCGTTGTTGCTCGCTTAGCCTTGCTAGCAGCCTCTCTAGAGCTTGAAAGAACTGACCCAGATATGGAAGCGGCATAG
- a CDS encoding ammonium transporter: MLTWMKRLVAGGAMALAIGATGVMVTSPAHADEVKKPAVTAPAATPAAAEPAPVLCSEKCNKADSAWMMVCTALVLLMTLPGLALFYGGLTRSKNILSICMQCFMVFSLITVLWSIYGYSFAFTEGGAFIGGLDRLFLGGMNPDSVAATFSKGVVIPEFIFMAFQAVFATITCCLIIGSFAERAKFSAILVFMVIWFTFSYLPIAHMVWFWPGPDDIKDAASLEAITARAGWLWQKGVLDFAGGTVVHINAAVAGLVGSFVVGKRLGYGKEAMKPHNLVYVMTGAALLWFGWFGFNAGSALEANGSAALAFVNTYLATAAAVLGWSVAEWVLKGKPSMLGAASGCVAGLVAITPAAGFAGPMGSIIIGLIAGVVCLWGVTGLKKILGSDDSLDVFGVHGVGGITGALLTGVFADPALGGSGIWDYVANAVAPDYSIASQLWIQAQGVITTVIWSGVVSFVAFKLIDIVIGLRVKEEEEREGLDISSHGETAYES; encoded by the coding sequence ATGTTAACTTGGATGAAACGACTCGTTGCTGGTGGTGCTATGGCCTTGGCCATCGGTGCTACTGGTGTAATGGTTACTTCGCCAGCGCATGCTGATGAAGTTAAAAAACCAGCAGTTACTGCTCCTGCCGCAACTCCAGCAGCTGCAGAACCTGCACCCGTTCTTTGTTCCGAAAAGTGCAATAAAGCCGATTCCGCATGGATGATGGTATGTACAGCTTTGGTGTTGCTAATGACACTGCCTGGCTTGGCTTTGTTCTACGGCGGTTTAACACGTAGCAAGAACATACTGTCTATCTGTATGCAATGCTTCATGGTGTTTTCTTTGATTACAGTGCTCTGGTCTATTTACGGCTATAGCTTTGCATTCACGGAAGGTGGGGCATTCATTGGTGGACTTGATCGTCTGTTCTTGGGTGGTATGAATCCAGATTCAGTAGCGGCAACCTTTAGTAAAGGCGTTGTAATTCCTGAGTTTATTTTCATGGCTTTCCAAGCAGTGTTCGCAACCATCACTTGCTGCTTGATCATTGGTTCATTTGCTGAACGCGCTAAGTTCTCTGCAATTCTGGTGTTCATGGTGATTTGGTTCACATTCAGCTACTTGCCAATTGCTCACATGGTTTGGTTCTGGCCTGGTCCTGATGACATCAAAGATGCTGCATCACTCGAAGCAATTACTGCTCGTGCTGGTTGGTTATGGCAAAAAGGTGTTCTCGACTTTGCTGGCGGTACCGTTGTGCATATTAATGCTGCGGTTGCTGGTTTAGTTGGCTCCTTTGTTGTTGGCAAGCGTTTGGGTTACGGCAAAGAAGCAATGAAGCCACATAACTTAGTTTATGTAATGACTGGTGCAGCACTCTTGTGGTTTGGCTGGTTTGGTTTCAATGCTGGTTCAGCTCTCGAAGCAAACGGTAGCGCAGCATTGGCTTTCGTAAATACTTATTTAGCTACTGCTGCCGCTGTATTGGGCTGGTCTGTTGCTGAGTGGGTTCTCAAAGGCAAGCCTTCTATGTTGGGCGCTGCTTCTGGTTGCGTAGCTGGCTTAGTTGCTATTACTCCTGCTGCTGGTTTTGCTGGCCCAATGGGTTCCATCATTATTGGCTTGATCGCTGGTGTAGTTTGCCTCTGGGGTGTTACTGGTCTCAAGAAAATTTTGGGATCAGACGACAGCTTGGACGTATTTGGTGTTCACGGCGTAGGCGGTATTACTGGTGCATTGTTGACCGGTGTATTTGCTGATCCAGCATTGGGTGGTTCAGGTATTTGGGATTATGTGGCTAATGCCGTTGCTCCTGATTACTCGATTGCTAGCCAATTATGGATTCAAGCCCAAGGCGTGATTACCACTGTAATTTGGTCTGGCGTAGTTTCTTTCGTTGCCTTCAAATTGATCGATATCGTGATCGGGTTGCGTGTCAAGGAAGAAGAAGAGCGCGAAGGCTTGGATATCAGCTCACATGGTGAGACTGCTTACGAGTCTTAA
- a CDS encoding P-II family nitrogen regulator: MKLITAIIKPFKLDEVREALSEVGVSGITVTEVKGFGRQKGHTELYRGAEYVVDFLPKVKIEAAVEDGILERAIEAIEKSARTGKIGDGKIFVSPVEHVIRIRTGETGASAL, translated from the coding sequence ATGAAATTAATTACCGCAATTATCAAGCCCTTCAAGCTTGACGAAGTGCGCGAAGCTCTCTCGGAAGTGGGAGTTTCGGGCATCACCGTCACTGAAGTTAAGGGCTTTGGTCGTCAAAAGGGTCACACCGAGTTGTATCGCGGTGCTGAGTATGTTGTCGACTTTTTGCCTAAGGTAAAAATTGAAGCTGCTGTTGAAGATGGCATCTTGGAGCGTGCGATTGAAGCAATTGAAAAATCAGCACGTACTGGCAAGATTGGTGATGGCAAGATTTTTGTCTCTCCAGTTGAGCACGTCATTCGTATTCGTACCGGTGAAACCGGCGCGTCAGCACTTTAA
- a CDS encoding TorF family putative porin: MKTLHKTAISAVAAGLLSGLAYTPAFAADEPEASPITANVTVVNDYRYRGLTQSNFKPAIQGGFDYAHESGFYIGNWNSSISWISDSSTYTSGGTKSVSAPIEMDFYAGFKKEFIGEGFASDFGVLQYYYPTSGLANGTTNPNSTELYAAQNFTFGPVTGFVKFSYAVTTLFGTTNSTGSYYPDLTVNYDTGVWGLSLNGHVGYQYIAGNTNAAPGVSSLSNSTLYSYTDWKAGVTKDFGGGLSGSLAYVGTNAQTYGGSYQYGTPQGKNQGRAGGLISLTKTF; this comes from the coding sequence ATGAAAACTTTACACAAGACAGCAATTTCTGCAGTCGCTGCAGGCTTGTTAAGCGGATTGGCATATACGCCAGCTTTCGCGGCCGATGAGCCAGAGGCTAGCCCGATTACTGCAAACGTAACCGTTGTAAACGACTATCGTTATCGTGGTTTGACCCAGTCAAACTTTAAGCCAGCGATTCAAGGCGGTTTTGACTATGCTCATGAAAGTGGCTTTTACATTGGTAACTGGAACAGTTCAATCAGCTGGATTAGTGATTCTTCTACCTATACTTCTGGTGGTACAAAGTCAGTTTCCGCCCCAATAGAAATGGATTTCTACGCCGGCTTTAAGAAGGAGTTCATTGGCGAAGGCTTCGCCTCTGATTTTGGAGTTCTACAGTATTACTACCCAACATCTGGGTTGGCTAATGGAACAACAAATCCGAACTCAACTGAGTTGTATGCTGCGCAAAACTTTACTTTCGGTCCCGTGACTGGATTCGTTAAGTTTTCTTATGCGGTTACCACCTTATTTGGTACAACCAATAGCACTGGATCGTACTATCCAGATCTGACGGTTAATTACGATACAGGCGTCTGGGGATTGTCACTTAATGGCCACGTTGGCTATCAATATATTGCTGGAAATACTAATGCTGCTCCTGGTGTGAGTAGTTTAAGCAACAGCACCTTGTATTCATATACTGATTGGAAGGCTGGCGTAACTAAAGACTTTGGTGGTGGATTATCTGGCTCTTTGGCATATGTTGGTACAAATGCACAAACATACGGCGGGTCATATCAATATGGAACACCACAGGGCAAGAATCAGGGTCGCGCAGGTGGCTTGATTTCCTTAACAAAGACTTTCTAA
- a CDS encoding accessory factor UbiK family protein has product MQKPGEILEQIQRIASDMQNKVGDAIRNSPAQEIEKNVRAMMNQGFQKMDLVTREEFELQSKVLAKTREKLEALEAKVAALEKN; this is encoded by the coding sequence ATGCAAAAACCTGGCGAAATCCTCGAGCAAATCCAACGCATTGCTAGCGATATGCAAAATAAAGTGGGCGATGCCATTCGCAATTCACCGGCACAGGAAATTGAAAAGAACGTGCGCGCAATGATGAATCAAGGTTTTCAGAAAATGGATTTGGTTACTCGTGAAGAATTTGAACTGCAAAGTAAGGTGCTAGCTAAGACGAGAGAAAAGTTAGAGGCACTTGAAGCAAAAGTAGCCGCCTTAGAGAAAAATTAA
- the lipA gene encoding lipoyl synthase, with product MTANKTDTKQSLEERQDLQYDATRKQKSSEKTARIPIKIVPLEEILKKPDWIRVKAASGNSRFAEIKKILRENELVTVCEEASCPNIGECFGKGTATFMIMGDKCTRRCPFCDVGHGRPDPLDVKEPANLARTIAALKLNYVVITSVDRDDLRDGGAMHYVDCISQSRDLSSSTRIEVLVPDFRGRLDKALDIFAEHAPKGLPDVMNHNLETVPRLYKQARPGADYLHSLKLLKDFKERFPHIPTKSGLMVGLGETDEEILEVMKDMREHNIDMLTIGQYLAPSGHHLPVQRYVHPDVFKMFEERAYEMGFSHAAVGAMVRSSYHADQQAHGAGIV from the coding sequence ATGACCGCAAATAAGACCGATACCAAACAATCTCTTGAGGAGCGCCAAGATCTTCAGTATGACGCTACTCGTAAACAAAAATCGAGTGAGAAGACTGCGCGCATTCCAATCAAGATAGTGCCCCTCGAAGAGATACTTAAAAAACCAGATTGGATTCGGGTAAAGGCTGCATCAGGTAATTCACGTTTTGCCGAAATCAAAAAGATTTTGCGTGAAAACGAATTAGTGACGGTTTGCGAAGAAGCGAGCTGCCCTAATATTGGCGAGTGTTTTGGCAAAGGTACGGCGACATTCATGATCATGGGCGATAAGTGCACTCGCCGTTGTCCATTTTGTGATGTTGGGCATGGCAGACCAGATCCCCTTGATGTAAAAGAGCCTGCAAACTTGGCACGCACTATCGCCGCCTTGAAATTAAATTACGTTGTCATTACTAGCGTAGACCGTGATGACTTGCGTGATGGTGGGGCGATGCATTATGTCGACTGTATCTCCCAATCGCGTGATCTCTCTTCAAGCACGCGCATTGAAGTATTGGTTCCAGACTTTCGTGGCCGTTTAGATAAGGCACTGGATATCTTTGCTGAGCATGCGCCAAAGGGTTTACCAGATGTTATGAATCACAACTTAGAGACGGTTCCGCGTTTATATAAACAAGCTAGACCAGGCGCTGACTATTTGCATTCCCTTAAGTTGCTAAAAGACTTTAAAGAGCGCTTTCCACACATCCCTACAAAGAGTGGCTTGATGGTTGGTTTAGGCGAGACTGATGAAGAGATTCTTGAAGTGATGAAGGATATGCGTGAGCATAATATTGATATGCTCACTATTGGCCAGTACCTTGCGCCATCTGGCCACCATCTCCCGGTTCAGCGCTATGTACACCCTGATGTATTCAAGATGTTCGAAGAGCGAGCTTATGAGATGGGCTTCTCACATGCAGCGGTTGGGGCGATGGTGCGCTCTAGTTACCATGCAGATCAACAGGCGCATGGAGCGGGTATTGTTTAA
- the lipB gene encoding lipoyl(octanoyl) transferase LipB — MTVLVKHLGLADYALTYEAMRVFTKERNSATPDEIWILEHPPVFTLGLAGDASNLHSPSNQIPMVQVDRGGEITYHGPGQIVVYLLLDLKRLGIFVKELVSRIEQALIDTLADFGIEAERKSGAPGIYVSEQSSIPPEWFGAKVAALGLKVSKSCSYHGLALNVATDLEAFGRIHPCGYEGLRTVDMQTLGIKDNIDSISQKLLENLQKQLIPS, encoded by the coding sequence ATGACGGTTTTGGTAAAACATCTTGGCTTGGCTGATTACGCTTTAACGTATGAAGCCATGCGTGTCTTCACAAAAGAACGAAATAGCGCTACTCCAGATGAGATTTGGATCTTAGAGCATCCACCCGTTTTTACTTTAGGCTTAGCTGGCGATGCTAGCAACTTGCATTCTCCAAGCAATCAAATTCCAATGGTGCAGGTTGATCGTGGTGGTGAAATCACTTATCACGGACCAGGACAGATCGTTGTCTATTTATTACTTGATTTGAAACGTCTTGGGATATTTGTAAAGGAGTTGGTCTCGCGCATTGAGCAGGCTTTGATCGATACCTTGGCAGATTTCGGCATAGAGGCTGAGAGAAAGTCGGGCGCTCCCGGAATTTATGTGTCTGAGCAATCGAGTATCCCGCCTGAATGGTTTGGTGCAAAAGTAGCCGCACTTGGCCTAAAGGTCTCTAAAAGCTGCTCCTATCATGGCCTGGCATTGAATGTGGCAACAGATCTTGAGGCATTTGGGCGCATCCACCCTTGTGGTTATGAGGGCTTAAGAACGGTAGATATGCAAACCCTTGGGATCAAGGACAATATAGATTCAATTAGCCAAAAGCTTTTGGAGAATTTGCAAAAGCAACTAATACCATCATGA
- a CDS encoding YbeD family protein: MSEEKSLIEYPSLFPIKVMGKNNPEYLPAIIHIARQFDPTFDESKVEQRPSKDGNYLGITLPITATSREQLDELYRTLSTHPLVSIVL, encoded by the coding sequence ATGTCCGAAGAAAAATCCCTGATTGAATACCCGTCCCTTTTTCCAATTAAGGTGATGGGTAAAAATAATCCCGAATATCTGCCCGCAATCATTCATATTGCAAGGCAGTTTGATCCTACATTTGACGAGAGTAAAGTCGAACAAAGACCGTCAAAGGATGGAAATTATCTTGGTATCACTTTGCCTATTACGGCAACTAGTCGTGAACAGCTCGATGAGCTTTATCGAACCCTCTCTACACATCCACTAGTGAGCATTGTTCTTTAG
- a CDS encoding alpha/beta hydrolase, producing the protein MNSRTKVIHIDGIVGAMEMSIDLPDELKSNPSFVVRGLALVAHPHPLLGGTMDNKVAQTMARAFNQLGYVSVRPNFRGVGGTAGVHDDGVGELEDLLYVTEWMQTPSSWSDFEATADQPWVNSANTLPLVVSGFSFGSFVGSHLVQRLAELGRPAERLVMVGSAAGKWTLAPVPADTILIHGELDETIPLKDVFDWALPQELTVQVVPGADHFFHRRLHCIRNIITGAWLGMPDHRQN; encoded by the coding sequence ATGAATAGCCGTACCAAAGTAATTCATATAGATGGCATTGTGGGTGCAATGGAAATGTCCATTGATCTGCCTGATGAGTTAAAGAGCAATCCATCATTTGTAGTACGCGGACTCGCCTTGGTTGCGCATCCCCATCCTTTATTGGGCGGCACAATGGACAATAAGGTTGCACAAACAATGGCACGTGCATTTAATCAATTGGGTTACGTCAGTGTGCGGCCAAACTTTCGTGGTGTTGGCGGTACTGCTGGCGTACATGATGACGGCGTTGGCGAGTTAGAAGACTTACTCTATGTCACTGAGTGGATGCAAACACCTTCTAGCTGGTCTGACTTTGAAGCAACGGCAGATCAGCCGTGGGTAAATTCAGCTAATACTTTACCGCTGGTTGTTTCAGGTTTTTCGTTCGGCAGTTTTGTGGGCAGCCATTTAGTGCAAAGACTGGCAGAGCTCGGACGTCCCGCTGAACGCTTGGTGATGGTGGGAAGTGCTGCTGGCAAGTGGACTCTCGCTCCGGTGCCCGCTGACACCATTCTGATTCATGGTGAATTGGATGAAACCATTCCCTTAAAAGATGTCTTTGATTGGGCTCTTCCACAAGAGCTCACAGTGCAAGTAGTACCAGGTGCCGATCACTTTTTTCATCGTCGATTGCATTGCATTCGCAACATTATTACTGGCGCTTGGTTAGGTATGCCAGATCATCGTCAGAACTGA